In Juglans regia cultivar Chandler chromosome 13, Walnut 2.0, whole genome shotgun sequence, the DNA window GGACGTTATCGATGCAGATTTCACTGACAGCAAGTGAGAGAGAGCAGAAATTGGATATTTTTTTGGCGCTCATCTTTTCTTTGTTAATGTGTATAAGAATTGATTTTGTGGGGATTGGATTTCTTGGTGTTGGGTTACAGCTAGTCATTTTTTAGCCTTCTGGGGAAAGAATGCTATTAGAAATAGAGGTTAAGAGACAATTTTAGTAGTTTCCCCTGGTAGCAAAATCTTGGGAGGGGGGAGACTACTGTTGATGCactttgttttaaaattgttactTAAATGCAATAGGAATGATTTGAGGGTAGAAATATCATGCATGTTTGTCATTAATAATTCTGTCATGTATCTAatgctttttatatatatatatatatatatatatatataaagagtaatgatatacacataaCACATTAATTTGTAAGAAGAGTGGTAATTCTGTCCTACAAGGgttatatatacaaaaagaaGGGGGAAAACAATTCTGTATCGGACGACTTAAAAATAGTCGTCTATTCTTCAACTAATTCCATTGATTTGAGAGCCTGAccttccatgcatgcatgccattcTCTTTTCCAAAGGGGCTTTTCTTGGACTTCGAGGAAGAAGAGTGCCCATGGTCTCACATCCATAGAATATTCCGCATTCATCGAAATGTCCACACATTTTGCAGCCTCCTCCgccttgatgatgatgatgatctcttTTGTACGTACTTGATGGGTAATAGTTGTTCAGGCCATAACCCGTCAGCAGGCTACTCCCAGTCCCAGTCCCAATGTACTCGACCCTTCCCGATGACAAAGTTTTGGCTAACATTTCATGACTGCCAATAGTAGCTTTGCGAGGAACAGGATTTGTTGGTCTGGGATGATTGCCATTGTACGAGTACTGCTGATCATGCTGGCCGTACTTTTGATGATTTTGGTAGTTACGGTGGTGATAAAAGTGGTGGTTGCAAAGACCATGAAGATTGCTATCATGGTTACTTTGGAAGACGTTGTTGAGGCTGGAAAGGCTAGGGGAGCTATGGACCTTATGCATAGTAACTCCTTGACCTGCATTCTGCAGATAGCTATAGCCATTTGGGAAGATGCAGGTACTACTGTTGGTGTCATTCACATGATCATGGGTATCAATATTTTGGCCTTTTGGGAAAGAATTAGAACGAGGAGAAGAGCAAGTGAAAGAGATAGTAAAGGCGACGCGACTGGCATTTAAGGAGGTGAGTTTAGAATGGGCAGTAGCAGTattagtactagtactagttgttgttgttgttgtgcgGATAATGCCATTGATGGCATCAACATAACGCTGCTCTAGTAGTATTGCATGGCCAGGTTCATTAACGTAGGATGCCGTAGTGGCTAATTGGTAATTGTCGACTATGATTGGGTTGGAAGGGAAGAGGAAGACTCGAATCCTTGGGGTTCCTGCAGTACCTTGGCTTTGATCTTGGCGGTCATAATATTCATCCAGCATAAACTTCAGGTCCTCGTTGGTTCTTACAGACACCAAAGTATCCAGATCCTCAGGTATTACTTGGTACTTGAGGACAATCTGCATCTCCCCATCAAACTCTACTGCACCTACCTTCTTCATTAGCTCTGTACATTATTTAACAAttaatgtcatatatataatattcgtaattaataattagcatATATCATTACAttcaatatctatatatatatatatatatataataaattaaccTGAGTAGGAGACGTCGCGAGGGATGGTGATGACGCGTATCTCGCCACCCACATACTTTAGCTGACCGTCGGAGGTCCTAG includes these proteins:
- the LOC108988860 gene encoding uncharacterized protein LOC108988860; translated protein: MGGESEDQGGGGGDNDGVLTVDEMTSSPKNKVKLLCSHGGKILPRTSDGQLKYVGGEIRVITIPRDVSYSELMKKVGAVEFDGEMQIVLKYQVIPEDLDTLVSVRTNEDLKFMLDEYYDRQDQSQGTAGTPRIRVFLFPSNPIIVDNYQLATTASYVNEPGHAILLEQRYVDAINGIIRTTTTTTSTSTNTATAHSKLTSLNASRVAFTISFTCSSPRSNSFPKGQNIDTHDHVNDTNSSTCIFPNGYSYLQNAGQGVTMHKVHSSPSLSSLNNVFQSNHDSNLHGLCNHHFYHHRNYQNHQKYGQHDQQYSYNGNHPRPTNPVPRKATIGSHEMLAKTLSSGRVEYIGTGTGSSLLTGYGLNNYYPSSTYKRDHHHHQGGGGCKMCGHFDECGIFYGCETMGTLLPRSPRKAPLEKRMACMHGRSGSQINGIS